GAGCACTTGCTGCGTGGGGATGATTTTGACGAAAGCGGAGATTTTGATTCTCCCTCTTCTTCTTCGGCCAGCGCATTGAAGAGAGCACTATATGCACTGGCGGAGATGGTTGACAGTTGGGATGTCACTGGTGAGAGCAACAAGGTGGGTTTGGCAAACAAAATCTTGGGACACGGAGAGGAAGATGTTAACGCGTTCAAGTTACTGCTGAAAACCCTCGGAGACGTTGAGCAGTTTTATGATTGCATTGGAGGTATCATTGGGTTAGTTTCTCCTTTTCATGGTATACTACTTCTTTGGTCCTTACTCATTTCCTCTTATCTTGTGTATAGTTAGATTCGGATGCGACTAAACAGGGTGGAAGCCTCTAATCTGATGCCTGAAAACAGAGTTTTAGGATACCTCCAATGTGATATCGGACAAACACAGTTTAGAATGTCTACACTCCAATGCAATAACTGACAATTTCTATTAGCTGCCATCCAGGCGTAAATTACGTCCAATCCAATGGAATGACTGAAATCATGGTTTACCTCTTTGGGATCTTTAAGCTCAAAAATAATTGGAAAAGCACTCTAGAATAGGAACTAGAGTGCCAGCTTGGTATACGAATACTTAAGTTTATTGTGGAAAAACATTTATAAAGTTTTCAATGTCTTGTTTAGTCATATACGTTGTGTCAGGTATTCGACTTCTTCTGCAACCCATAGTTGATGCTGGTACTCTTAAATCATTATATTGCTAGTTTGCATATTAGTTGGCTACATTTGGCAGTTTCTAGTTTGTAAATATGTGATTCTGTAACAAATGCCAATACTTTAGAGTTATTAGTGTCTGCTGCATTCTGAAGTTCTCATGCTCATCAGTTGAGTTTTATTGTGGATGAACAAAATCAACAGAAACAAGGTGTGATTTCTTAACAAACTCGGgaacaaaaaattttttattgggGGTAAAGTGTATCTGGTCCACACTCATTTTTCTATATTTTGCTCCTAGTCATTTGAGATGTTAAAGAAGTGTCTCAGCTGTTCTGCCGAAGATGTTAAAGGTCCACCAAATTTCAGTGTATAAGTGATATTGAGCTTAAACTCTGTCTTGATGACCAAATGATGCTACTAACTGTTTCAGATATCAAATAATGGTTCTGGAGCTTCTAGCCCACTCTACATGTGAAGAAAAGGCAGTCAATTGGTCCCAGCACAATAAAAGTTCGTTGCAGTGCCAGTTTATAGAAATTCATCCTCCTAAAGTACTTGATCTCTCTCAAGATACCGAATATGCATCTCAAGCAGCTCTATGGGGTATCGAGGTAGGTGCTTAATATACGTTAATGCTTTTTGCATACCCTAGTTTGTGTGCTTAGTTTAAAAGATGTATGATTTTTTTTCCCACATTAAGTTATTACATATCATGGTAGACATGTATTTGTTCATTTGAAAAATCTATAATTACTACTTTTCTTTTGAGGGAGTTATTGTATGTAAAATCATGGTGGAGAAAAAGAGGGGACGTGAATAGTTTAAAAACTAACTGTATTGGGTATTTTTGGTACAACATAAAGTGAGATAAATTGTTTATGCCAAAGCAAGCTCTCTCCCTTTATATCTAGTAAGATATTCTGGATCAGAAAGATGGCTGTAGCTCATTTTGTTACAAAATTTGATTTGTCTCCAGGGTTTGCCAGAGTTGGGAGAAATCTATCCTTTTGGAGGCTCCGCTGATCGGCTGGGATTGGTGGACCCTGACACAGGTGAATGTCTTCCTGCTGCTATGCTTCCTTATTGTGGAAGGACATTACTGGAAGGTTTAATAAGAGATCTTCAGGTAGGGAAACAGTGTTTGCTGAGCTTTGGAAACTTAATATTGATTCTGGTTTGTTAAGGAAAATGGTTAAATTTTGGATTGAACATGAAATCTAATGACTTCTATTTAGcatgaaactgatttgatattttatttaCTGGCAGGCAAGAGAGTTCTTGTTCTTCAAGTTGTATGGAAAACAATGTATTACTCCTGTAGCTATTATGACCAGTTCTGCAAAGAAAAATCATGAACGCATTCTCTCACTATGTGAAAGACTTGAATGGTTTGGAAGAGGAAGATCTAATTTTCGACTTTTTGAGCAGGTTTACAATGGAAAAAAGATGGTTTATTCTAAGTTAGTTTTAGTTAAATTGCTTTTTACAGAGATATATGATTGCTGTTGCATGTTGTCATTTCAAATTTCTGCTCGCAGCCTCTTGTTCCAGCTATTAGAGCAGAAGATGGGCAATGGATTGTTCGTGGACAATTCATGCCAGTATGCAAGCCTGGTGGTCAtggtgtgatttggaaacttgccTATGATAAGGGTGTATTTCAGTGGTTTGGCAATTATGGGCGTAAAGGTGCAACTGTTCGGCAAGTCAGGTACTGCTGCAAGAGTCCATAGATTGTTGAGTTTGAACATTGGGGCATATTTGACATTGATGACTTTGCAGTAATGTTGTGGCTGCTACAGATTTGACTCTCTTGGCTTTGACAGGAATCGGTCTTCGACAAAGGAAGGTAGGAATTGAATCTTTTGTTGGAAAATACATACAAATGTCATAAAGATCTCTGTAGTAAATTGACTGAGATAAATGCTTTAAAAATTCTGGTTGCAGCTAATTGTTGatgtattttttttcctcctcttttGGGGCATAGTTTGTTGTTTTCCATTTTCCTGGGGCAGAGGGAAGGAGGATGGGAGGTGTTTACTACAACTATTGCCGTCGTGCAGTAAATAAGTACCCAATTTTACTCGTGTATGCATCTGTCATGAATTACTTTTATCCATTTCACTGGAAGTATTGTTCCTTATTGACAGACCacattgaaaaagaaatattcTCATCCAAGTGCAGTTGTGGCTGAATATGAATCAAATGTAAATCAGCAAGAGCCACAGTTATGTCAACATATGTGCCTTTCTTCCAATTTTAAGCCACTTTGGAGGAGCTCTAACACTAAAAGGATTTCGATTCTTATATATGCTGGTGTTACTTCTGATAGTGCAACTGAGCATAGTAGGATTTTACCAATCTTTTATCAAGGAAGCCATGTCCTCAAGATTTTTGTGATAAAATAATTTCTTGGAGGGATGCTTGTATTGTTTTTCTGATTTACTAATTACTAATGTTCTGTTAGTTAACTGCTATTATTTCAGAAATTAGGCTTTGCTTCGTGTAGAAGAAACACAGGGGCAACAGAAGGCATAAATGTCCTGATCGAGAAAAGGACTCTTGATGACAATTGGGCATATGGTTTGTCATGTATTGAGTACACTGAATTCGATAAATTTGGATTTATCAATGGAC
This window of the Coffea eugenioides isolate CCC68of unplaced genomic scaffold, Ceug_1.0 ScVebR1_2801;HRSCAF=3897, whole genome shotgun sequence genome carries:
- the LOC113757172 gene encoding UTP--glucose-1-phosphate uridylyltransferase 3, chloroplastic-like; its protein translation is MAVTPLLHHNSPLLNNSKPSPKPPLTHFLSSSYHSSSSSSSFLLSSINYSPLTSSSFSSSSCPAVSQPSPPCLRVSTAPVEYASGPAPEFDFHLELARLKALGSNLSNSTSLPDKLQVLDSDSRVRFFFNSASGKNELFRFFESLKLDDYPVYLLKCAVAAGQEHLLRGDDFDESGDFDSPSSSSASALKRALYALAEMVDSWDVTGESNKVGLANKILGHGEEDVNAFKLLLKTLGDVEQFYDCIGGIIGYQIMVLELLAHSTCEEKAVNWSQHNKSSLQCQFIEIHPPKVLDLSQDTEYASQAALWGIEGLPELGEIYPFGGSADRLGLVDPDTGECLPAAMLPYCGRTLLEGLIRDLQAREFLFFKLYGKQCITPVAIMTSSAKKNHERILSLCERLEWFGRGRSNFRLFEQPLVPAIRAEDGQWIVRGQFMPVCKPGGHGVIWKLAYDKGVFQWFGNYGRKGATVRQVSNVVAATDLTLLALTGIGLRQRKKLGFASCRRNTGATEGINVLIEKRTLDDNWAYGLSCIEYTEFDKFGFINGPLSSKSLEADFPANTNILYVDLPSAELVGSSKNETSLPGMVLNVKKPVRYVDQFGMTHSVSGGRLECTMQNIADNFLNTYSSRHYEDVEEGLDTFIVYNERRKVTSSAKKK